The Pyrus communis chromosome 2, drPyrComm1.1, whole genome shotgun sequence genome includes a window with the following:
- the LOC137724890 gene encoding branched-chain-amino-acid aminotransferase 6-like, giving the protein MTNLYSLSYLLPFLFFCICIYLNRNNDEAYVNFNWDKLGFGLTPTDYIYIMKISGKDNFSEGSLSRYGNIEISPSAAIFNYGQGLFEGLKAYRRPDGGIQLFRPELNALRMKNGADRLCMPSPPVDVFVDAVKRTVIANQRWVPPPGKGSLYIRPLLMGSGAVLGIGPAPECTFLIFTSPIGNWYKCGPSMNLYVENEVPRATPGGTGAIKSITNYSPVFEAVNKAKAKGFTDVLFLDATTGKNVEEVSSCNVFIVKDNVILTPPTNGTILPGVTRKSIIEIALHLKYKVEERDVPLMDVLTADEVFCTGTAVGVTAVASVTHHDKRVEYRTGEKSISQKLRVMLTEIQTGVVEDKMGWTMQIR; this is encoded by the exons ATGACCA ACTTGTATTCATTGTCTTACCTtttaccttttcttttcttttgtatatGCATTTATTTGAATAGAAATAATGACGAAGCGTATGTCAACTTCAACTGGGACAAGCTAGGGTTTGGCCTCACTCCAACTGACTACATATATATCATGAAAATTTCTGGAAAAGATAACTTCTCAGAAGGATCTCTAAGTCGCTATGGAAACATAGAGATAAGCCCATCTGCTGCAATTTTCAATTATGGGCAG GGATTGTTTGAAGGTCTGAAGGCATATCGAAGGCCAGATGGTGGCATTCAACTATTTAGGCCAGAACTGAATGCCCTGCGCATGAAAAATGGAGCAGACAGACTCTGCATGCCATCCCCACCAGTTGATGTATTTGTTGATGCTGTAAAAAGAACTGTCATTGCCAACCAGCGATGG GTGCCTCCACCAGGTAAAGGATCATTATACATTAGGCCTCTGCTTATGGGAAGTGGAGCTGTTCTGGGTATTGGACCAGCCCCTGAATGCACATTCCTCATATTCACCTCTCCCATCGGAAATTGGTACAAG TGTGGCCCTAGCATGAATTTGTACGTTGAGAATGAGGTTCCTAGGGCTACTCCTGGTGGAACTGGAGCCATTAAAAGCATCACCAATTATTCACCG GTTTTTGAAGCAGTAAACAAGGCTAAGGCAAAAGGGTTCACCGATGTCTTATTTCTAGATGCAACCACTGGAAAAAATGTTGAGGAAGTTTCTTCATGCAATGTTTTCATTGTGAAG GATAATGTGATTTTAACACCACCAACCAATGGAACTATTCTTCCAGGGGTCACAAGAAAAAGCATCATAGAAATTGCTCTTCATCTGAAGTACAAG GTGGAGGAACGTGATGTTCCACTAATGGATGTGCTAACAGCTGATGAAGTGTTCTGCACAGGGACTGCAGTGGGTGTCACTGCTGTTGCTAGTGTAACACATCATGATAAAAG GGTTGAATACCGAACTGGAGAAAAATCAATCTCTCAAAAGTTGCGAGTAATGCTTACAGAGATTCAAACAGGCGTGGTCGAGGACAAGATGGGATGGACAATGCAAATTCGTTGA